The DNA segment TCCACCCTCCCGGATCGCGAACCGCAGACCCTTCTCCATCGCGATCGGAGTGATCAGCTCGATCACAAGACTCGAGTTGTCGCCCGGCATCACCATCTCCA comes from the Vicinamibacteria bacterium genome and includes:
- the tuf gene encoding elongation factor Tu (EF-Tu; promotes GTP-dependent binding of aminoacyl-tRNA to the A-site of ribosomes during protein biosynthesis; when the tRNA anticodon matches the mRNA codon, GTP hydrolysis results; the inactive EF-Tu-GDP leaves the ribosome and release of GDP is promoted by elongation factor Ts; many prokaryotes have two copies of the gene encoding EF-Tu) — its product is EMVMPGDNSSLVIELITPIAMEKGLRFAIREGGRTVGAGTITEVLE